The DNA region CACACATAGCTGATATCAAGTCTTTCAGCAACAGCAGGGTCATCGGCACTGATAGCGTCGGACATTCCAATGGGAAGCTCTGTGCTTCTGCCCAGGGGTGCAAATATCTTCTTAAGCTCAACATCCAGCGATTTATAAATTTCAACAACCCTCTCCGCCACCTTTTCCGAGTCCAGCCGTCTGTAGAGCTTAGGGTCCTGAGTGGTTATCCCACGCGGACACCTTCCGATGTTGCAAACATTACAGCGGTTGTTTTCATCCCCCAGACACCCTGCCGCACCCTGCATCATGTACTTACCGATGGATACAGCTGATGCGCCAAGCATGATAAGTGAGGCGGCATTGGCTGCAAGATTGCCCTTTTTACCGACACCGCCTGCGGCAATCAGCGGGATTTCGTTTTGCTTACCGGCTTTAACCAGATCAAGGTAGCAGTCCCGAATGTTTGAAGCTATCGGGTGCCCCATCTTATCCATTGATACGTTATACGCAGCCCCAGTGCCTCCGTCCTCACCGTCAATTGAAAGCGCAGCTGCAAATGGGTTTCTCACCAGGTTGTTAAGAACCGACTTGGCAGTTCTTGAGCCCGATATTTTAGGATACACCGGCACTCTAAAGCCCCATGCCATGTACATAGACTGAATCATCTTAGCCACGGCCTCCTCGATAGAATACTTTGTCTGGTGCGTGGGCGGTGAGGGTAAATCCACCCCGATTGGCACTCCCCGGATTTCCGATATCAGCTTTAAAACTTTGTGTCCCATAAGAAGGCCGCCGTCACCGGGCTTTGCTCCCTGTCCGTACTTTATCTCTATAGCGCAGGGGTCTTCCACCATGTGAGGAATCGCCCTGATAATTTCATCCCAGCCAAAGTACCCTGATGCTATCTGAGGTATAAAATATTTTATAAATCTTGATTTTAATAGCCTAAGCGGCATACCGCCCTCACCGGAGCACATCACAACAGGCATACCCTCTACTTCGTTTAAGTACGTAATGCCCATAGCAAGGCCCTCCCACATTGTGGGGGAAAGCGCACCAACCGACATACTGCCTATCATGACAGGGTATATTTCCCGCACAGGCGGTATGAATTTTTTCACGCTTTTATCTATTACCAGCGTGTCATCTGTGGCAATAACCGGCAGCTCATCGGGGGGCAGTATGCGCCCCAGATAGGTGCGGATTCTGAACTCGTGCCTTCCGGCATCAAGGGCGGGGTCGGTGAGCATTGAAATCCTGGTAAACTTAAGCCTGTCTAAAGTGGATACCTGCGGGTCATTTCGCCGTCCACCTCTTGTGTAAGGGTGCCCTCCGGTGTTTTTGAGAATTATAAACTTATGAGCCGGATTAAACTCCGGTTCTATCGCCTCATTTGGGCAAACCAGAGAGCAGGTAGCACAACCGGTACAGTAATTTGCAATATTTGACGATTGCTTAACAACGGTGTCCACACTCCTTGCCACTTTAGGATTAGGAGTGGGGCCGAATGATTCAACCGTACGTTTAACTGTAACCGATGGGAAAATAGCAAGCATCGGACAGACCGCTGTGCAGCGTCCACAGCGCTTACACCTATCCCCCCGCCATCTTATTATATAAGGGAAATCCTTAAGTGTTAGTT from Nitrospirae bacterium YQR-1 includes:
- a CDS encoding glutamate synthase-related protein, with amino-acid sequence MEPAARLDNNHELTLKDFPYIIRWRGDRCKRCGRCTAVCPMLAIFPSVTVKRTVESFGPTPNPKVARSVDTVVKQSSNIANYCTGCATCSLVCPNEAIEPEFNPAHKFIILKNTGGHPYTRGGRRNDPQVSTLDRLKFTRISMLTDPALDAGRHEFRIRTYLGRILPPDELPVIATDDTLVIDKSVKKFIPPVREIYPVMIGSMSVGALSPTMWEGLAMGITYLNEVEGMPVVMCSGEGGMPLRLLKSRFIKYFIPQIASGYFGWDEIIRAIPHMVEDPCAIEIKYGQGAKPGDGGLLMGHKVLKLISEIRGVPIGVDLPSPPTHQTKYSIEEAVAKMIQSMYMAWGFRVPVYPKISGSRTAKSVLNNLVRNPFAAALSIDGEDGGTGAAYNVSMDKMGHPIASNIRDCYLDLVKAGKQNEIPLIAAGGVGKKGNLAANAASLIMLGASAVSIGKYMMQGAAGCLGDENNRCNVCNIGRCPRGITTQDPKLYRRLDSEKVAERVVEIYKSLDVELKKIFAPLGRSTELPIGMSDAISADDPAVAERLDISYVC